One genomic segment of Brassica napus cultivar Da-Ae chromosome A3, Da-Ae, whole genome shotgun sequence includes these proteins:
- the LOC106409797 gene encoding uncharacterized protein LOC106409797: MHLRGNGLLETIDSSKTVSDEKKAKAMIFLRHHIHDGLKDEYITKEDPCDLWKSLKERFDHQKYVILPKAKHEWIHLRFQDYKSVSEFNSAMFGITSRMMLCGEKISDYDMIEKTLSTFHPENVILQQQYRVSGYTRYSELMQVLLVAEQNNQLVTLNHQARPTGSAPFPEANVASSSYDNRRGRGRGRGGNRYHADLYRESQKGKEKGRGETNFISDEPGPSFHGLNDDTHLDVSDFLVEPENIDE, translated from the exons ATGCACCTGAGAGGAAACGGGCTTTTGGAAACCATCGATAGTTCAAAAACGGTGTCGGATGAGAAAAAGGCTAAAGCCATGATATTTTTACGACACCACATCCATGATGGTTTAAAGGATGAATATATTACGAAagaggatccttgtgacctcTGGAAATCTTTAAAAGAGAGGTTCGATCACCAGAAATATGTGATCTTACCGAAAGCTAAACACGAGTGGATCCATCTCCGGTTCCAGGATTACAAAAGTGTTAGTGAGTTTAATTCCGCGATGTTCGGAATTACTTCGAGGATGATGTTATGTGGAGAGAAAATAAGTGATTATGATATGATCGAGAAAACTCTCTCCACGTTCCATCCTGAAAATGTAATCCTGCAACAACAATACCGAGTGAGTGGATATACCCGTTACTCGGAGTTGATGCAAGTCCTCCTTGTAGCGGAGCAGAATAATCAACTCGTGACTTTAAACCATCAAGCTCGTCCCACTGGATCTGCTCCATTCCCTGAAGCGAATGTTGCATCATCCAGTTATGATAATAGGAGAGGACGAGGTCGTGGACGTGGTGGAAACCGTTATcatg CCGATCTGTATAGAGAATCCCAAAAGggaaaagagaaaggaagaggTGAAACTAACTTCATCTCTGATGAACCTGGGCCATCCTTTCATGGTTTAAACGATGATACTCATCTCGACGTATCAGACTTTCTGGTTGAACCAGAGAATATCGATGAGTAA
- the LOC106420066 gene encoding cytokinin riboside 5'-monophosphate phosphoribohydrolase LOG3: protein MEIKAETMQKSKFKRICVFCGSSQGKKSSYQDAAVDLGNELVSRNIDLVYGGGSIGLMGLVSQAVHDGGRHVIGVIPKTLMPKELTGETVGEVRAVTGMHQRKAEMAKHSDAFIALPGGYGTLEELLEVITWAQLGIHEKPVGLLNVDGYYNSLLSFIDKAVEEGFISPTAREIIVSAPNAKELVKKLEEYAPCHESVTSKLCWEM from the exons ATGGAGATCAAAGCTGAAACGATGCAAAAGTCAAAGTTCAAAAGAATCTGTGTCTTCTGTGGAAGCAGCCAAGGCAAGAAGAGTAGTTACCAAGATGCTGCTGTTGATCTCGGCAACGAACTG GTTTCAAGGAATATTGATCTAGTCTATGGAGGTGGGAGCATAGGATTGATGGGTTTGGTTTCACAAGCTGTTCATGATGGTGGTCGTCATGTTATTGG AGTCATTCCCAAGACCCTCATGCCCAAAGAG TTAACTGGTGAAACAGTAGGAGAAGTAAGAGCAGTTACAGGTATGCACCAAAGGAAAGCTGAGATGGCTAAGCACTCCGATGCTTTTATTGCGTTGCCAG GTGGCTATGGAACCCTTGAAGAATTGCTTGAGGTCATAACTTGGGCTCAGCTTGGAATACATGAAAAGCCG GTGGGTTTGCTCAATGTTGATGGATACTACAACTCTCTGCTCTCATTCATCGATAAAGCCGTGGAAGAAGGATTCATCAGTCCTACTGCTCGTGAGATCATCGTCTCTGCTCCTAATGCTAAAGAGCTTGTGAAGAAACTAGAG gaATACGCACCTTGCCATGAAAGTGTTACGTCTAAGCTTTGCTGGGAGATGTGA